In a single window of the bacterium genome:
- a CDS encoding nucleotidyltransferase domain-containing protein, whose product MSLKKFNELLTKEINSFVEICLKTLGEKIKAIILFGSVGRGKSHPDEDLDFCIIVREYPQPDYKFGAKIMELCDEIGLTHPIDPVFVTEEGLKDFSSPFTLEVITDGVLVYGNYPLEELRELIISQKIKPIYEEESRIGWELSS is encoded by the coding sequence ATGTCCCTAAAGAAATTTAACGAGCTCCTCACAAAGGAGATAAATTCATTTGTCGAGATATGCTTGAAAACATTAGGAGAAAAAATAAAGGCGATTATCCTCTTTGGCTCAGTTGGTAGGGGGAAATCTCATCCGGATGAAGACCTGGATTTCTGTATTATCGTCAGAGAATATCCCCAACCTGACTACAAATTTGGTGCAAAAATAATGGAATTGTGTGATGAGATAGGGCTAACGCATCCTATTGACCCGGTATTTGTTACTGAAGAGGGATTAAAAGATTTTTCCTCTCCATTTACATTAGAAGTGATAACAGACGGAGTCCTCGTTTATGGAAATTATCCTTTAGAGGAATTAAGAGAATTGATAATCTCTCAAAAAATAAAACCTATCTATGAGGAGGAATCAAGAATTGGGTGGGAATTATCTTCATAA
- a CDS encoding HEPN domain-containing protein has product MRRNQELGGNYLHKCHARAIAYLRDALDDLESGYDLLTNNRYSKALFHFQQATEKSMKGCLAILGKLVIKEHKCTNIFKRFVIPALSKKMREGFTEIMSDLRELEWTYIPTRYSVTIAGEIRLKEYDEKDIQYASSIAQKCLDLTYSFIEEKTNRTLPRDLEGLTRYLRENYSDVVNGGW; this is encoded by the coding sequence ATGAGGAGGAATCAAGAATTGGGTGGGAATTATCTTCATAAGTGTCATGCCCGAGCAATTGCTTATCTCAGAGATGCCCTTGATGACCTTGAAAGTGGATATGACCTTTTAACAAATAATCGTTACAGTAAGGCTTTATTTCATTTCCAACAAGCAACTGAAAAATCAATGAAGGGTTGTCTGGCAATCTTAGGGAAATTAGTGATTAAGGAGCATAAATGCACTAATATTTTTAAAAGGTTTGTTATCCCTGCCCTTTCAAAAAAAATGAGGGAAGGCTTTACAGAAATTATGTCTGATCTAAGGGAATTAGAATGGACTTATATCCCGACAAGATACAGTGTTACCATTGCTGGTGAAATACGATTAAAGGAATACGATGAAAAAGATATTCAATATGCCTCATCCATTGCCCAAAAGTGTTTAGACTTAACCTATTCGTTCATCGAGGAAAAGACGAATAGAACCCTTCCCAGGGATTTAGAAGGTCTGACGAGATATTTGAGGGAAAATTACTCGGATGTGGTAAATGGTGGTTGGTAA